A DNA window from Terriglobales bacterium contains the following coding sequences:
- the trxB gene encoding thioredoxin-disulfide reductase yields MEDSVRNTVILGTGCSGLTAALYAARANLKPLVLEGHEPGGQLSLTTLVENFPGFPEGIQGPELIENMRKQAARFGAEYKTAHLVSADLSQRPFTLNLGKESLKTSTLIISSGASARWLGLPSEQALIGHGVSSCATCDGFFFSGKEIAVIGGGDSAMEEALFLTRFATKVTLIHRREQFRASKIMLDRARKHEKIQFLTDTVVDDVFDVNKKEVTGLRLRNLKTGAAWDFPTSAMFLGIGHVPNAKMFEGQLDMDKDGYLIPRDYVFTKVPGVFASGDVSDRRYRQAITASGTGCMAAMEVEKFLEEQGH; encoded by the coding sequence ATGGAAGATTCAGTGCGCAACACGGTGATTCTGGGCACGGGCTGCTCCGGGCTGACGGCGGCACTCTACGCCGCCCGCGCCAACCTGAAGCCCCTGGTGCTTGAAGGCCACGAGCCCGGCGGCCAGCTCTCGCTCACCACTTTGGTTGAGAACTTTCCCGGCTTTCCCGAGGGCATCCAGGGGCCGGAGCTCATCGAGAACATGCGCAAGCAGGCAGCGCGCTTCGGGGCGGAGTACAAGACGGCGCACCTGGTCAGCGCTGACCTCAGCCAGCGGCCCTTCACTCTGAATTTGGGGAAAGAAAGTTTGAAGACGAGCACGCTCATCATCTCCAGCGGCGCTTCGGCGCGCTGGCTGGGACTGCCCAGCGAGCAGGCGCTCATCGGGCACGGCGTCTCTTCCTGCGCCACCTGCGACGGCTTCTTCTTCTCCGGCAAAGAGATCGCCGTCATCGGCGGCGGCGACTCGGCCATGGAGGAGGCCCTCTTCCTCACCCGCTTTGCCACGAAGGTCACCCTCATCCACCGCCGCGAGCAGTTCCGCGCCTCCAAGATCATGCTCGACCGCGCCCGCAAGCACGAGAAGATCCAGTTCCTCACCGATACGGTCGTGGACGACGTCTTCGACGTCAACAAGAAGGAAGTCACCGGACTGCGCCTGCGCAACCTCAAGACCGGCGCGGCCTGGGATTTCCCTACCAGCGCCATGTTCCTGGGCATCGGGCATGTCCCCAACGCCAAGATGTTCGAGGGCCAGCTCGACATGGACAAGGACGGCTACCTCATCCCCCGCGACTACGTCTTCACCAAAGTGCCGGGCGTCTTTGCCTCGGGCGACGTCAGCGACCGTCGCTACCGCCAGGCCATCACCGCCTCCGGCACCGGCTGCATGGCTGCCATGGAAGTGGAGAAGTTCCTGGAAGAGCAGGGACACTGA
- a CDS encoding proline dehydrogenase family protein: MLRELFIWLSESKRLRRIAEHSSMGRKNSRRFVAGETLEEVLAATAAVNQLGQGVSIDNLGENVTNAEEARKSADLYHQLLDEIAARKLNANVSLKLTHMGLDVDAKLAEELVSALVAHAKRTQNFVRVDMEGSPYTQRTLDFVHKLHAEPDNQGMVGAVIQSYLRRSQQDVEALVAARIRIRLCKGAYKEPPEIAFQKKKDVDSNYVTLMKMLLKSRVYHGVATHDPKMIEATIAFARAEKIPADAFEFQMLYGIRRDLQQQLVRDGWRMRVYIPFGTEWYPYFMRRLAERPANVFFVLKNLFR, from the coding sequence ATGCTGAGGGAGCTCTTCATCTGGCTCTCCGAGAGCAAGCGCCTGCGCCGCATCGCCGAGCACTCCTCCATGGGGCGGAAGAACTCCCGCCGTTTCGTCGCCGGCGAGACCCTCGAGGAAGTGCTGGCCGCCACTGCCGCCGTCAACCAGTTGGGCCAGGGCGTCTCCATCGACAACCTGGGCGAAAACGTCACCAACGCCGAGGAAGCGCGAAAGAGCGCCGACCTCTACCACCAGCTCCTGGATGAGATCGCGGCGCGCAAGCTCAACGCCAACGTCAGCCTGAAGCTCACCCACATGGGCCTGGACGTGGACGCGAAGCTCGCCGAGGAGCTGGTCTCCGCCCTGGTCGCCCATGCCAAGCGCACCCAGAACTTCGTGCGCGTGGACATGGAAGGCTCGCCCTACACCCAGCGCACGCTCGACTTCGTCCACAAGCTCCACGCGGAGCCGGACAACCAGGGCATGGTGGGCGCCGTCATCCAGTCGTATCTGCGCCGCAGCCAGCAGGACGTGGAAGCGCTGGTAGCCGCGCGCATCCGCATCCGGCTGTGCAAGGGCGCCTACAAGGAGCCGCCGGAGATCGCCTTCCAGAAGAAGAAGGACGTGGATTCGAACTACGTCACGCTGATGAAGATGCTGCTCAAGAGCCGCGTCTATCACGGCGTCGCCACGCATGACCCCAAGATGATCGAGGCCACTATCGCGTTCGCCCGCGCCGAGAAGATCCCCGCCGACGCCTTCGAGTTCCAGATGCTCTATGGCATCCGCCGCGACTTGCAGCAGCAGTTGGTGCGCGACGGCTGGCGCATGCGCGTCTACATCCCCTTCGGGACGGAGTGGTATCCGTACTTCATGAGACGATTGGCAGAGCGGCCTGCGAACGTGTTCTTCGTGCTGAAGAACCTCTTCCGGTAG